Proteins from a single region of Chanodichthys erythropterus isolate Z2021 chromosome 13, ASM2448905v1, whole genome shotgun sequence:
- the zgc:113208 gene encoding uncharacterized protein zgc:113208, producing MSDEYERDGKKMKRKKGPDDSKAPVKKRQKINNKNEGQSSAVKKPRALAGKADSTKTKVKLSGKDKDKEKNKDDKKNNSDGGKNASEIKRNEKGQLVFKDHPEFTPNMTPIEVLQAGSFGGTYFRPIYSSITKQHYKDVWQELPEDWLDGLNISKQVASSTYRENVNTYNVKCGGSLEMWESSGWIVPQDPYGWFQWYCRFYQGRRTVDDARQISRWAKCAGLKGRWRQNLITKVVRSGCAYDNPGVSPVVRQTLQHWGYKLTLEDYKEGAKRVKLK from the exons ATGAGTGACGAGTATGAAAGAGACGGTAAgaagatgaaaagaaaaaagggtCCGGATGATTCAAAGGCGCCTGTGAAGAAGAGacagaaaataaataacaaaaacgaGGGACAGAGCAGCGCAGTTAAGAAACCACGag CTCTCGCTGGTAAAGCTGACTCTACAAAAACTAAAGTAAAGCTCTCTGGCAAAGACAAGgacaaagagaaaaataagGATGATAAGAAAAACAACTCAGATGGTGGCAAAAATGCTTCTGAAATAAAGAGGAACGAGAAAGGTCAACTTGTGTTTAAAG ACCACCCAGAGTTCACACCTAACATGACTCCCATTGAGGTTTTACAGGCAGGAAGTTTCGGGGGTACCTATTTCAGGCCTATCTACTCCAGTATCACAA AACAACATTACAAAGATGTTTGGCAGGAGCTTCCCGAAGACTGGTTGGATGGCCTAAACATCTCTAAACAG GTGGCTTCTTCCACATACAGGGAAAACGTGAACACTTATAATGTAAAATGCGGAGGCAGTCTAGAGATGTGGGAAAGCAGTGGCTGGATCGTGCCCCAGGATCCATACGGCTGGTTCCAGTGGTACTGCAG gttTTACCAGGGCAGACGAACAGTGGATGATGCTCGCCAGATCAGTCGCTGGGCCAAATGTGCCGGACTCAAAGGTCGGTGGCGGCAGAATCTCATCACAAAAGTGGTCCGGTCCGGTTGCGCTTATGACAACCCCGGTGTTTCGCCGGTGGTCAGACAGACTCTGCAGCACTGGGGCTACAAACTCACCCTGGAGGACTATAAGGAAGGAGCAAAGAGAGTCAAacttaaataa